GACGGGGGCCTTGCGATCGGTGTGGACCAGGACCGTCAGGCCGTTGTCCAGGGTGAAGCGCGACCACGGAATGTCCACGCGCGCGACCAGATCGGCCACGGGCGCCGCCTGCAGCGGCGCGGCCTGGACCGGCAGAGTGGCGGACGCGGCGGCGGGCGCGGGCTCGGATCCGGCGGCGAACACGGGGGCGGCCGGGGCGATCACGGCCATGATGGCGGCCAGCGAGACGAGGCGAAGACGCATGAAAACGGTCCTTTTTTGACGGGCGGCGCAAACCTTAACGACGACGGGCCTTCTGGCAATCTCGACCGTCCAAACATGGACAAAGAGTCACAAATGTCGGTGCGGCTACGCTCGACGCGCGGCGTCTCGCTGCTTGAGCCGCATGTTTCAGGGCGGCTACCGCTCGGCTCGCGGAGCCTCGCTGCCTGAGCCGCCAGTGATCGAATCCCTGCGCCGAGCGTTGCCGTGTCTGCGGCAGGGACGGGACGGACGATGAAGGGCGAGCTGAAGACCTATCAGGCCAAGCGCCGCTTCGCCGAGACCCCCGAACCGAAGGGCACCAAGGCCACCCGCAAGGGGGCCGCGCCCCTGCGCTACCTGATCCAGCGGCACGCGGCCACGCGGCTGCACTACGACTTCCGCATCGAATTCGACGGGGTGCTGAAGTCCTGGGCGGTGACCAAGGCCCCGTCGCGCGACACGACCGTCAAGCGTCTGGCGGTGGAGGTCGAGGACCACCCGCTGGACTACGGATCGTTCGAGGGCACGATTCCCGACGGCAACTATGGCGCGGGCACGGTCCAGCTGTGGGACACCGGCACCTGGTCGCCCCGGCATCCCGAGACCCTGGAGGCGGACTGGGCCAAGGGGTCGATCAAGATGGACCTGGACGGAGAGCGGCTGAAGGGCGGCTGGGCGCTCGTCCGGCTCAAGTCGGATCGCGGCAAGCCCTCGAAATGGGCCAACTGGCTGCTGCTCAAGGAGAAGGACGCCCATGCCGTGCCGGGCGAGGGGGACGCGCTGGCCGAAATCGATGCCTCGATCACCACGGGCCGAAGTCTGGCGGAGATCGCCGCGGGCAAGACGCCGGGGACCCCGACACGGCCGACGGGACGCAAGGCTGCCGCCAGACCGAAGGCGGCGCCGTCCGGGGCGACCCTGTCGAAGCCGCCGGCCTTCACGCCGATCCAGCTGTGCAAGGTCGCCGACCACCCGCCGTCCGGAGCCGGCTGGGCGCATGAGATCAAGTTCGACGGTTACCGCGTGCAGATCGCGACGGGCGGCGGCAAGGCCCGGCTCTACACGCGCAGCGGCCTCGACTGGTCGCAGAAGTTCCCCGAGGTCGTCGCCGACGCGGCCCGCTGGCCCGACGGGGTGATCGACGGCGAACTGTGCGCGCTGGACCCCGACCACATGCCGGACTTCCCCGCCCTGCAGGCGGCCATCTCGGCCGGCAGGACCGCCGACCTGGTCTTCTTCGCCTTCGACCTGCTGTCCGAGGGGACCGAGGACCTGCGCGAGAAGCCGCTGTCCCACCGCAAGGCCCGGCTCAGCGGCCATATCGACCGGATGTCCAGGGCGGCACGGGACCGGATCCGCTACGTCGACCACTTCGCCTCGACCGGCCAGGCGGTGCTGGAAAGCGCCTGCCGGATGGACCTGGAGGGCGTGATCTCCAAGAAGCTGGACGCGCCCTACACCGCGGGGCGGTCGTCCACCTGGCTCAAGTCCAAATGCCGGGGCGGGGACGAGGTCGTCATCGGCGGCTGGTCGTCGGAGAACGGCACCCGGTTCCGGTCCCTGCTGGTCGGGGTGCGGGAGGGTGAAGGCCTGCGCTATCTCGGCCGCGTCGGCACCGGCTATTCGCAGGCCGTGATGAAGACGCTGCTGCCGGCCCTGAAGGCGGCGGCGTCGGACGCCAGTCCCTTCGCGGGCAAGGGCGCGCCGCGCGGCGGGCGCGACATCCACTGGCTGAAGCCGGTCCTCGTCGCCGAGGTGACCCACGGCGGCTATACCGAATCCGGATCGTTGCGACAGGCCGCCTTCAAGGGCCTGCGGGCGGACAAGCCGGCCGCCGAGGTCACCGAGCGCCCGCAGACCCCGACCCCGACCGGCAAGGCCGCGCCTGCCACCGACCTGCATGTGCCGGGCGAACCCGCGCCGCTCGCCTCGGCCCGGGGCAAGGTGGTGGTCGCCGGGGTGACGATCTCCAATCCCGACAAGATCCTGTGGCCGGCCCGGGACGGTCATCCGGCCATCACCAAGGCGGAGCTGGCGCGCTACTACGAGGCCGCAGCCGACCGCATCCTGCCCCATGTCGCCGATCGCCCCACCTCGATCATCCGCGCGCCCGAAGGCGTGGGCGGCGAGACCTTCTTCCAGCGCCACGCCATGCCGGGGTCGAACCCCCGGCTGAAGCTGATCGATGTGCATGAACGCAAACCCTATGTCGCCGTCGTCGACGTCGGCGGGCTGGTCGCCATCGGCCAGTCGGGCGGGCTGGAGCTTCACCCCTGGGGCTGCGCGCCGGGCGAGCCGGAAATCCCGGACCAGGTCACCTTCGACCTCGACCCCGACGAGGGGCTCGATTTCGAGGACGTGATCTCGGCGGCCAGGGTCGTGCGGAAAAAGCTGGAGGCGCTGGGCCTTCATCCCTTCGTCAAGACGACCGGCGGCAAGGGGCTGCACGTCGTCGTGCCGATCAAAACCGACGCCCGGAGCCGCGTGACCTGGGATCAGAACAAGGCCTTCGCCAAGGGCGTGTCCGAGGCCATCCGGGCCGAGGCGCCGGACCGGTTCACAACGACCCTGGCCAAGAAGGCGCGGGGCGGGAAGATCTTCCTCGACTATCTGCGCAACGGCCGGATGGCGACCGCCGTCGCCCCGTGGTCGCCGCGCGCCCGGCCCGGCGCGGGCATCGCCTTCCCCCTGGCCTGGACCCAGGTGAAGGCGGGCCTGGACCCCACCGCCTTCAGCCTGCGTACCTATCCGGCGCTGCTGAAGAAGCCGGATCCGTGGAAGGATTTCCGGGTCTCGGCCGTCAGCCTGAAGGGGGCGTTGAAGAAGCTCTAGCGTCCCACGGCGTGCAAATCGCCGCTGTGCTGTCTCAGCCAGGCGCGGAATGGCCGATGGTCGCCGACCAGCCGGTGCACGACCGACCAGTAGGCGGGGCTGTGGTCGGCGTGGACCAGATGCGCGACCTCGTGCGCGGCCAGATAGTCCAGCACGGCGGGCGGGGCCATGACGACGCGCCACGAATAGCGGATCGAGCGCGACATCGGGCTGCAGGAGCCCCAGCGCGACGTCGGATCGTTGATGCCGAGGGTCACCGGCGCCTGGCCGAGGGTCGTCAGATGGACCTGGGTCCGTTCCGTCAGGGTCTCGCGCGCCAGTCGCTTCAGCAGGTTGACGACCCGGCGGGCGAAAGCCTCACCCTCGCCGCCCGAGACGATCCGGAATCCGTCGGCGCCCACGACCAGCCGCGCCGAGCCCGCGCCGCCCGTGGCTTCGAGCACCGCCGTGCCGCCGCGAAACGGGATGACCGCGCCGGGGACCAGTGCGGTCCCCGAGGGCCGGGCCGACAGACGTTCGGCGATCCAGTCCGCCTTGGACCGGGCAAAGGTGACGGCATCCGACAGCCGCCGCTCCGAAGGCGCGACCGCGACGGCTTCGCCGGCGCGGGCGTCGATGCGGATCGAGATGCGCCGGGCGCGCGGATTGACGCTCAGCCGAAGCTGGGCCCCACCCTCAAGCGGCAGCCGCTGACCGGTCCGATACGGCGCAGAGCTTTTCATTCGCGGCGATGAAGTCCCGGGTGCGGGTGTAGATCTCCTCGCGGAATCGACGCCCGTTGAAGACGCCGTAGTGGCCCACCCCCGGCTGGACGTAAAGCACACGACGATCGTCGGGAATGCTGGTGCAGAGCGTATGCGCCGCCTGGGTCTGGCCGACGCCCGAGATGTCGTCCTTCTCGCCCTCCACCGTCATCAGGCCGATGTCGGTGATCTTCGTCAGATCGACCGGCACGCCACGATGTTCCAGCAGGCCGCGCGGCAGCAGGTGAGACTGGAAGACGATGTCGATGGTCTGGAGATAGAACTCCTCGGTCAGATCGAGGACCGACAGGTATTCGTCGTAGAACTGTTCGTGCTTCTCGACGCCGTCGCCGTCGCCGGCCACCAGGTCGCGGAAATACTCCCAGTGGGCGTCGGTGTGGCGCGCCTCGTTCATCGACATGAAGCTGTAGAGCTGGACGAAGCCCGGATAGACCTCGCGGCCGAAGCCCGGATAGGGCCAGGGCACGGTGTGAATCATGTTCGACTGGAACCAGGCGAACGGCTTGGCCTCCGCCAGCTGGTTGGTCACCGTGGGCGACAGGCGCGCGTCGATAGGCGACCCCATGAAGGTCATGGAGGCCGGCCGGTTGGGATCGTTCTCGGCCGCCATGATGGCGGCGGCGGCCAGCACCGGCGGTCCGGGCTGGCAGACGCCGACGACGTGGGCGCGCGGACCGATCTGGGCCAGCATGGTGCGGACGTGGTCGATGTAGTCGTGGAAGTCGAACCGGCCTTCCAGCATCGGCACCTGGCGGGCGTTGACCCAGTCGGTGACGTAGACGTCGTGGTCCTGCAGGAAGGTCTCGACCGTGCCGCGCAGCAGGGTCGCATAGTGGCCGGACAGGGGGGCCACGATCAGGACGCTGGGGGCCGCGGCCGGCTTTCCGGCGCGCTTGAGGTCCCCGATGTTGCGCGCGAACCGCAGCAGACGGACCCAGGGGCTTTTCCACACGACCTGTTCGGTGGTGCGCACCGGCCGGTCGTTGATGGTGATCACGTCCAGGCCCCAGGCGGGCTTGCCGTACCGGCGCGTGACGCTTTCGAACAGCTCGGCCGAGGCATAGGCCGTGCGGCCGATGGCGGTGTCGGACGCCGGGTTCATCGGCGAGGTCCAGAACCGGCGCGCCATCTGGGCCCCGATGCGGAAAGGCTGCGCCGACTGATAGGCGAGCTCGTGAAGTGCGTAGAGCATGGAATCCTGTGATCGGCCCCCGCCGAGACGGGCATCGCACCATAGAACGCGCTGCACTGCAAAAGGATTTATCTAGAAAGCGAGGCAGTAGGCAGTCGGCAATAGGCAGTAGGCGATGGCGCGGAAGGGGCGGGGCGGGGCGGGTCGGCTGCGCGGCGGAAGCTGTTTGCAGACGACGGCCGTCGATGCCGTCCTTCTACTGCCTACTGCCTACTGCCTACTGCCTACTGCCTACCATCCTACCCCCGCGCCATCACCCGCTGGATCAGCTGGGCCGAGCGGTCGGGGCCCAGGTCGTGGGCGAGCGCCGAGCGATAGCGGCCGTCCGGACCGATCAGATAGACGGTCAGGGAGTGGTTCATAGTGTAGTCGGGCCCGGTCCCGACCTTCTGGTAGAAGGCGCGATAGGCGTCGGCGGCCGACTTCACCTGGGCGTCGGTGCCGGTCAGGCCGATCACGCCCTCGGGAAAGCCATCGCTGGACAGGTAGTCCTTCAGCGCCTGGGGCGTGTCGCGGGCCGGATCGACCGAGATGAAGACGATCTGGAGGTCATCGGCCGCGGCACCCAGCCGGGCCTTGGTGGCCTCGAGCGCCTGCAGGGTGGTGGGGCAGAAATCGGGGCAGTAGGTGAAGCCGAAGAAGACCAGGCTCCACTTGCCGTTCAGCAGGGTCTGGTCGACCGCCTGCCCGTCCTGGTTCACCAGCTGGAAGGGTCCGCCCACGCTGGCCTGTCCGGTGCCCGTTCCCTCGGCGACGGCCGCGGCCTGCTCGCGCCCCGTCACGACCACGACGGTCACGGCCGCCAGAGCGACCGCGATCGCAATACAGGCACCGGCGAACAGCAGGACGGAACGGCGTGGCATCGTGTCTCCATGGGGCGGGGCCGACATCGGGGCGGCGAGGGTCTATAGACCCGTCGTGGACCAGAGCGAAGCCAACCCGTCATTTGCCGCCAACGCGTCGCAGGGGACCCCCCTGTCGGGATGGCGCGACCTGCCCCGGCGCGCCCGCGGGCTGAGCCTTCGCACGCTCATCATCCTGCGCTGGCTGGCCATCGCCGGCCAGACGGCGACGGTCATCGTCCTCGTAATGATGCTGCATTTCCCCCTGCCGGTCTGGCAGGTGCTGAGCGTCATCGGGGCCAGTGCGCTGGTGAACCTGTCGGCCATGTCGCGGCTGCGCCAGACGGACAGCCGCCTGCCGGACGGACGCCAGACGGCGATCCATCTGGGGTTCGACATCCTGCAGCTGACCGCCCTGCTGGCCTTCACCGGCGGGCTGGAGAACCCGTTCTGCCTCCTGCTGGTCGCGCCGGTGACGGTCGCGGCGGCGTCGCTGCCCGGGCGTCAGGCCCTGGGGCTGGGCCTGATGGTGCTGATCTCGACCACGGCGCTGTTCTTCTGGTCCATGCCCCTGCCGTGGCAGTCGGGGACCGAGCTGGAACTGCCGCCCCTGTACCGGTTCGGGGTGGGTCTGGCCCTGATCACCGGCGTGGTCTTCACCGCCGCCTATGCCTGGCGGGTCGCGGCCGAGGCGGAGAAGCTGGAGCTGGCCCTGGCCACAACCCAGGACGTGCTGCAGCGCGAGCAGAGGCTGGCCGCGCTCGGCGGTCTGGCCGCCGCCGCCGCCCATGAACTGGGCACGCCGCTGGCCACCATCCAGATCGTGGCCAAGGAACTGCTGCGCGCCGCCGCCCCCGACGGGCCGATCGCCGAGGACGCCCGGCTGATGCTGCTGCAGGCCGATCGCTGCCGCGACATCCTGAAACGCCTGTCCCAGCGGCCCGAGGACGGCGATGAGCTCTATACCGAGGTCGGGCTGAAAGCCCTGCTGTCCGAGGTGGTCGAGCCGCATCTCGGGTTCGACCTGGACATTTCCGTGGAGGTCCGGACTCCGCCGGGCATGGCGGCACCCCATGTCCGGCGCCTGGCCGAAGTCGTCCACGGGCTTTCCGCCATCGTCGAGAACGCGGCCGATTTCGCGGCGACTCGGGTTCGCGTCCTGGGCTCGGCCGACGTGCAGTGGATCACGATCGAGGTCCTCGACGATGGCCCCGGCTTTGCCGCCGACATCCTGCCCCGGCTGGGCGAGCCCTATGTCACCAGCCGCCCGCACGGAAAGGCGCGTCAGGCCCTGGCCTCTCAGCTGGCGTCCGCCGCCGGAGCGGCCCGGCCCGGCAAGCGGGGGCGGGCCGCTCCACCGATCGTGGATGTGATCCCCAGCCAGGGCGGCATGGGTCTGGGTTTCTTCATCGCGCGCACCCTGCTGGAACGCACGGGCGGTCAGGTGGTGGTCGGCCACGGCGACGGCGGTCCAGGCCCGAACAAGGGCGCCCGCGTGACCGTCCGCTGGCCCCGACGGGCCCTGGAGGCCACGACGGCCTGACCGGAGGTGACGGATCGCCGCACGGCTTGATCCAAGCTGTGCGGGAACCCACTCTGCTCTGCAGGGAGACAAATACCATGCCGACGACCGCCACCAACCTTGAAGACCGCATCGCCGGGCTCGAGGATCGCTCGCTTCTGCTGCTCGACGACGATCAGGCGCTGCGGACCCGACTGGGTCGCGCGCTGGAGGCGCGGGGGTTCGAGGTGACGACCGCCGGCTCGGTCGGCGAGGCCACCGAGGCGCTGAAGACCCATCAGCCCGCCTTTGCCGTGCTGGACATGCGGCTGGAGGACGGCAACGGCCTGAAGATCGTCGAGGCCATCCGCGACCGCCGGGCGGATTCCCGCATCGTGATGCTGACGGGCTATGGCGCGATCGCCACCGCGGTCGCGGCGGTCAAGGCCGGCGCGGTCGACTATCTGTCGAAGCCGGCCGATGCCGATGACGTGGTCAAGGCCCTGATGGCCACGGGCGATGCGCCCGAGCCGCCGGACAATCCCATGAGCGCCGACCGCGTCCGTTGGGAGCACATCCAGCGCGTCTACGAGCTGTGCGACCACAATGTCTCGGAGACGGCGCGCCGCCTCGGCATGCACCGCCGGACCCTGCAGCGCATTCTGGCCAAGCGCGCGCCGCGCTAGGGCTTGATCGATTGAGGAGGACCCACTGCGTGGGTCCGCCGAAAGCGTGAATCACGCTCTAGGGCTTGAGTGCCCGCATGGCGGCGAGGCGGCCGAAGGCGATGGTCAGGGCCTTGCGCCGTGCCGGGGCCAGCGGGCTGACCGGCGCATCGCGGACCACGGCCCCCCCGAAGCTGTCGGCCACGATCAGTCCCGGCGCGTCCGGAAGGATGCCGTCGGGAAACTCCGGCGCGACCGCGAAATAGAAGGCGTCGCAGAAGGGCGCGTACTCGGGCCATTTGCGGTCGACCCGGAAGTCGTCAGGCCCCGACTTGACCTCGACGATGACGATGTCGCCCTTGCGCCCCAGGGCCATGACGTCGGCGCGCCGCCCGTTGGGCAGGCAGACCTCGAGCAGGGGCGCATAGCCCATGTCGGCCAGCAACCGGGCCGCCCCACGCGTCACGCCCAGCGTCGTCTCGGGACGGCTGAAGACGAGTTCAAGGTGCGCGGCGGCGGGCATCCGCGCACTATGTTCCGGTTAGGTTCCGCTCGCAAGCGGAGCGTCAGACCCCGGTCTGAACGATCTCTGTGGTGCTGAAGCCCAGGGCGCGGGCCCGGGCCAGCGTGGCGGCGCGCACGGAGGCGGAGGGGCTCTGCGACCGGTGCCAGATCCACCAGCTGGACTTGTTGGGCAGGCCCATGATCGCCCAGCTGTAGTCGGGCGCATGATCCCAGACCCAGTATTGCTGGGACGCCAGACCGCCGAAGCTGAGCAGGCCCGTCAGGCTGAACCGGAATTTGGCGTTGGTCGCCGTGTCGGTGACCGAGGCATTGGCCCGCAGCGTCTCGACCCGGCCCGTCTCGCGGCGGGTGCAGGTGACGAGGATCGAATAGCGATTGGCCTCGTTCGCCGGGTTGAAGTCGATCTGGGCGCGGCTGCAGTCGCGCTGCATGCCGTTGTCGTTGCGCGCGATCTCGAACCAGCGACCATCGAACTGGTCGAGGTTCACCCGGGGGGCCTGGGCCGCGGCCGGCAGGGCGCTGGCGAGAAGGGCGGCGGCGGCAAGCGCGAGGGTTCGGGCGTCGGTCATGGGCGTCATAGGCTCTTCGGTGATCGGCGTTGGCCGCGAAGATACGAAGGTGATGCGCCGATGGTTGCCTAGGGTTCGAAGCGCCTGCGGTTCTCGCGCCATTCGTCGGCGGTCTGGCCCCACAGGTCGACGCGCTCGTCCTGCATCGGTTCGGGCAGTCGGCCGGGTCCGCGATTGACCGATCCCAGCCGCCCGGCGACCCGCGCGGACGCGAAATTCTCCGGCGCGATGCAGTGGATCACGTCGGTCCAGCGCAGGACGTCGACGGCGTAGTCCATGGACGCCACCGCCGCCTCCACCGCGTAGCCCCGGCCGCGGGCGTCGGGGTGCAGGCTCCAGCCCACCTCCGTGCCGGGCCAGCCATAGGGGTGCAGGGGTCCGATCCGGCCCATCCACAGGCCGCTGTCCTTCTCGATCACCGAAAACATCGCCTCGCCCGTCGCCGCCCACTGGCCGATCACGGCCATCAGGGCCCGCCAGGTCTGGGGCGGCGCCTGTACCCCGCCGAGGAACCGCATCGTCTCCGGATCGAGATGAAACTCGGCCCAGCGGGGGAAATCCTCGATCTCGGGCGGACGCAGGAGCAGGCGGGCCGTCTCAATCACCGGGCCGGTCAAAGCGGATACTCCCTTTCCAGTTCGTAGTGGCTGCCGCCGTCGGACAGGACGCTGGAATACAGCCCGAACCGGTCCACCCGGATCGGCGGGGAATGCAGCAGGTTGTGTCCGGTGATCCAGGCGCCGATCCGGTCGGGATTGGTCTGGGTCTTGAGATAGGCCAGCGTCAGGTGCGGGCGATAGACGCGCGGCTCCATCCGGACCCCGGCGCGCTCCGCAGCCGCCCGGCAGCGCCCGGCCAGAACGGTCAGCCGTTCGCCGGGCTCCACTCCCGCCCACAGGGTGTGGCTGCGATGCGCATCGCCGAACGCGCCGACGCCCTTCAGTTCGATGTCGAACGCGCCGGGCGGGATGCGCGCCAGCTCGGCCGCCAGATCGTCGGCGCGGCGTTCGTCGACCTCGCCGAAGAAGGCCAGGGTGACGTGAAGCTGTTCCGGCGTCCGCCATTTCGCGCCCGGCAGACCGGTCTGGCGACGCGCCAGGGTTTCGGCCACATCGAACGGGACGGGGAGGGCGGTGAACAGGCGCAGCATGGGATCAGCCTATCGGCGCGGGTCCTGCGGCGAAAGGTCGGAACCCTTCCGGCTGCGAGCCGCTTGCAAGACCACAGGGGACACACGATATTCCTTGCAGTCGCCGGGGGCTTTTTCCCTGGCCTATTGGAGATTGATCTCGCGATGAGCGACTTCAGAAACGGTTATTCGACGCCGGCACCCGCCCACGCCGACATGGCCGTGGACGCCGGCCTGCGCAGCTTCATGCTGGGCGTCTACAACAAGCTGGCCCTGGGCCTGCTCGTGGCGGGCGGCCTGGCCTATCTGACCGGCAACGTGCCGGCGGTGCAGCAGCTGTTCTTCGCCCCCACACCTGACGGCCGCATCGGAATGACCATGCTGGGCATGATCGTCCAGTTCCTGCCGATCGTGCTGTTGTTCGGCTCGATGTTCTTCATGAAGAACCCGACGGCGCGGGGCGTGAACATGCTCTACTGGGCCGTGGTGGCCTCGATCGGCGCGGGCATGGGCATCCTGTTCCTGCGCTACACCGGCGGTTCGCTGGCCTCGACCTTCTTCGTGACGGCCGCCTCGTTCGGTGCGCTGAGCCTGGTGGGCTACACGACCAAGAAGGACCTGACGGCCATGGGCTCGTTCCTGATCATGGGCGTGATCGGTCTGATCATCGCCTCGATCGTGAACATCTTCATGCAGTCGGGCACGCTGTACCTGATCATCTCGGGTCTCGGCGTTCTGATCTTCGCCGGTCTGATCGCCTTCGATACGCAGCGCCTGAAGATGACCTACTACCAGCTGGGCGGAAACGAAGCGGCGATGGGTGTGGCGACGGGCTTTGGTGCCCTGAGCCTGTTCATCAACTTCGTGAACCTGTTCCAGTTTCTGCTGGCCTTCATGGGCGGCAATCGCAACTAGGCCTTTCGGGCATCCAGCCCGATCGGATCAGGAGGCCCCGGCGGAAACGCCGGGGCCTTTTTATTCCACCACCTGGAATTTGCGGCTGTCGAACACCCGCAGCACCTGCGCCAGTTCCCGGCCGCGCTTCATCACGACGCCGCCTTCACCGATGACCGACCACTGGCCCTGACGGGCCTGCAGCGACGGGCGTTTCTCGATGCGATAGGCGGGAGCGTCGCCGGACCGGCGGAAGACGGCGAACTCGGCCGACTCCCGGCCGCCGACCATGGCGTAGTCCCGCCATTCCGCCTGGGCGACCATGCGGCCATAGACCCGAAGGATCAGGTCGAGCTCCCGCCGCTCGAAGAAGACGGAGCCGGATGGGCCGGGGTCGAGGGGGGTCACGTCGGCGCTCATCCGATCAATCTAGGCGCACTCCCGGCGAACACCAGCGGGGGCCCCGAGCGAAAAGATTCGCTGTCACGAAATGGCCCCGTTTCGGTCCATCGCCGGACAGATCAGGTCGCGAAATACAGACCGTCGGCCTGACGGAGTTCGGAAGCGTCCCGGATCCTGAACAGCCCCCCCAGCCCCCCTGGATGTCTCCAGCGTATGGGCTCCGACGGGCCGGCGCTTCCTCCAAAGCGAGACGTCCGCCCTGCCCCCCTCCCCCCAATGGCACGGCGGGCGTTTTGCTGTGTGGGCCCGACCGGAACGCAAAACGCCGGGGCGACGACCCCGGCGTTTCGGTCTCTGCGGCCTGAC
This DNA window, taken from Brevundimonas subvibrioides ATCC 15264, encodes the following:
- a CDS encoding DUF2794 domain-containing protein, with amino-acid sequence MSADVTPLDPGPSGSVFFERRELDLILRVYGRMVAQAEWRDYAMVGGRESAEFAVFRRSGDAPAYRIEKRPSLQARQGQWSVIGEGGVVMKRGRELAQVLRVFDSRKFQVVE